The proteins below are encoded in one region of Fibrella aestuarina BUZ 2:
- a CDS encoding SusD/RagB family nutrient-binding outer membrane lipoprotein — translation MNSVIKKSLLLLPLAVGLGSCNKFLDVNVTPNNPTAVPPSVLLSSSLIGSAFSNANELNRFASVVTQQLTGAAGSPANYDTYNVTAADFGNQWRFEIFGGALVNYQQIINTAPNARAYTGIAKIMKAYTFSLATDTWGDIPYSQALLGETNLTPRLDKQEDIYQGNQSLGIQSLFDLVREGLADLNSNNGSPTGLVPGTLDDVVYKGTLANWRRAGGTLLLKLASTISVKNPTLATTVINEVLQSGNYINSNTQDLNVAFGGAVGSRDPRYEYTYVSLFRDDLILSTRYLNLLQSLNDPRLPIFFTRNAAGNYGTADNGQRGGYPTPVNYSRYGSAIVGANGEGPVRLLTNFQRAFILAEAALRLGTPGDPQALYTEGIRASMTLAGLTAAQIDAYLAANPKVATLTGTNEEKIAQIITQKYIAFTGNGIELWNDYRRTGYPASINTRSQNATGVDGTIPVRAVYVQEEIQRNPNFPQAPPQSNVKVWWDAN, via the coding sequence ATGAATTCAGTCATAAAAAAATCATTGCTGTTGCTGCCGTTGGCCGTTGGGCTGGGTAGTTGCAACAAGTTCTTAGACGTCAACGTCACGCCCAATAACCCCACGGCGGTGCCGCCATCGGTACTGCTATCGTCATCGCTGATCGGCTCGGCGTTTTCTAATGCCAATGAGCTGAACCGCTTCGCCTCCGTGGTGACGCAGCAGCTCACGGGCGCAGCCGGTAGCCCGGCCAACTACGACACGTATAATGTCACGGCGGCTGATTTCGGTAACCAATGGCGGTTTGAAATTTTTGGTGGTGCGCTGGTCAACTACCAGCAAATCATCAATACCGCACCGAATGCACGGGCTTACACGGGTATCGCCAAAATTATGAAGGCGTATACCTTCTCGCTGGCAACCGATACCTGGGGCGACATCCCTTACTCGCAGGCGTTGCTGGGCGAAACCAACCTGACGCCGCGTCTCGACAAGCAGGAAGATATCTACCAGGGCAATCAGTCGCTGGGGATTCAGAGCCTGTTTGACCTGGTGCGCGAAGGGCTGGCTGATCTGAACAGCAACAACGGTAGTCCAACTGGCTTGGTGCCAGGTACGTTGGATGATGTGGTGTATAAAGGTACGTTGGCTAACTGGCGACGCGCCGGGGGTACGTTGCTCCTGAAACTGGCGTCGACGATCAGTGTGAAAAACCCAACGCTGGCAACCACGGTGATCAACGAAGTGCTGCAAAGCGGGAACTACATCAATTCGAACACGCAGGATCTGAACGTGGCGTTTGGTGGTGCCGTGGGTAGCCGCGATCCCCGTTATGAATACACGTATGTGAGCTTGTTCCGTGATGACCTCATCCTGAGCACGCGCTACCTGAACTTGCTGCAAAGTCTGAACGACCCCCGGTTGCCGATTTTCTTTACGCGCAACGCCGCGGGTAACTACGGTACGGCCGATAACGGACAGCGGGGTGGTTACCCAACGCCGGTCAACTATTCGCGCTATGGCTCGGCAATCGTTGGGGCAAACGGCGAAGGTCCGGTGCGGCTGCTGACGAACTTCCAGCGGGCGTTCATTCTGGCTGAAGCGGCCTTGCGGCTGGGTACACCCGGCGACCCGCAGGCGCTGTATACGGAAGGTATCCGGGCGTCGATGACACTGGCTGGCCTGACGGCCGCGCAGATCGATGCGTACCTGGCGGCTAACCCCAAGGTGGCTACGCTGACGGGTACCAACGAAGAGAAAATTGCCCAGATCATCACGCAGAAGTACATCGCCTTCACGGGCAATGGCATCGAGCTCTGGAACGACTACCGCCGCACAGGTTATCCGGCGTCGATCAACACGCGCTCACAAAACGCGACGGGTGTTGACGGCACGATCCCGGTTCGGGCGGTATACGTTCAGGAAGAAATTCAGCGGAACCCGAATTTCCCACAAGCTCCCCCGCAGTCAAATGTGAAGGTGTGGTGGGATGCTAACTAA
- a CDS encoding SusC/RagA family TonB-linked outer membrane protein — MSKLFTGCWLLFALFSLPLLAQDMTVRGRVTSSDDGAALPGVSVQVKGTTRGTNTDGEGRFQLSAPRNARLVFSFIGYSSQEIALNGQSEVTIALKGDSQQLSEVVVTGYGTQTRQETTGNIASVKGSAIATQPIQSFESGLAGRAAGVQITVPNGVVNNPPVFRIRGTNSISLSSYPLVVVDGIPTYTGDQGSTNAPANPLASINPNDIETMDIAKDAAATAIYGSRAANGVVFITTKRGKAGKVKVNYDGWVGFSNAYRLPKLLNASEYIAFKTQAVANNPSQSAVKFAQTNDANGNPIETRWYDQIYRQGVSNNHTVNVSGGNDNTNYYFSTGYTNQQGIIRRNDFQRINTLFNVDSKLGKAVTVGGKASYSNEQNLSAGTSGSLSGEAFNTSGLGRVGLVLPPILPVYNADGSYNINGPAIGTGTNVVGTAISYPNPQPMLDLNRSNSENNHVQASVYLQVKPLSWITLRSVYGIDYLFVDNDIFQAPQSSDGNASQGNASSIFARNKTWLWTNTAQFDKSFNEAHNLSLLVGQEQQRRTFVSYGINRQTLSDPAYNVIQAGWVTNNPTGMGFGENYLLSGFGRLNYNFKEKYFLSGNVRQDEYSALGQKKGVFYGVSTGWDLTKENFWSGLGNTVSTFRLRGSYGKVGNIGGIGDYSPYSIYGSGLYGGLATLAFQTVGNPDLRWETSTKTDFGFNFGLFSDRITGEVAYYNNDIDNLILNVPQAPSTGVPGPNANPAVAFPPQNVGRMYNRGLEVSLNARVINKRNFTWSSSFNITFNKNEVTALAPGLESILTGTSGLETVNRTQVGYPLGTLWVVPTAGVDPATGKRIFVNAAGQKVYYQFYAPASAGQFNYSTTPDGRTRYVSSTGGTAITQAADAVMYANVLPKVYGGWDNTFRVGPFDMNVLLTYQTGFYVYYGTNAGLHDQRFWNNDRDVLTDAWMKEGDTGKKYAKPVFGDNTSNGSAIPMDINVFKGDFVKLRTVSLGYNLPASLAQRVRLSNVRLYVQGQNLAVLTAYPGPDPEVSSNGNSTSSQGVDRNTVGNARTITIGLRAGF, encoded by the coding sequence ATGAGTAAACTATTTACGGGATGCTGGCTTCTGTTCGCGCTGTTCTCGTTGCCACTGCTGGCACAGGACATGACCGTGCGGGGTCGGGTCACTTCATCAGACGACGGCGCTGCCCTGCCTGGGGTGAGCGTGCAGGTAAAAGGGACAACGCGTGGCACCAACACCGATGGTGAGGGGCGTTTCCAATTAAGCGCACCTCGTAATGCGCGGCTGGTATTCAGCTTTATCGGGTATAGCTCGCAGGAAATTGCGCTGAACGGCCAATCGGAGGTAACCATCGCCCTGAAAGGCGACTCGCAACAATTAAGCGAGGTGGTGGTAACGGGTTATGGCACCCAAACTCGCCAAGAGACTACAGGGAACATTGCCTCAGTAAAGGGATCGGCTATTGCTACCCAACCCATCCAAAGCTTTGAATCGGGGCTGGCTGGGCGTGCGGCCGGGGTGCAGATCACGGTGCCAAACGGCGTGGTGAACAACCCGCCGGTATTTCGTATCCGGGGTACCAACTCCATCTCGCTTAGTTCGTATCCGCTGGTTGTCGTGGATGGTATCCCCACCTATACGGGTGATCAAGGCTCCACTAACGCCCCGGCTAACCCGCTGGCGAGCATCAACCCCAACGACATCGAGACGATGGACATCGCCAAAGATGCCGCCGCTACAGCTATTTATGGTTCGCGAGCAGCCAACGGGGTCGTATTTATTACGACCAAGCGTGGTAAGGCCGGCAAGGTGAAAGTCAACTACGACGGCTGGGTGGGCTTCTCGAACGCCTACCGTCTACCGAAGTTGCTGAATGCCAGCGAATACATTGCGTTTAAAACGCAGGCTGTGGCCAACAACCCGTCACAGTCGGCGGTGAAGTTCGCGCAGACCAACGATGCCAACGGCAACCCTATCGAGACCCGCTGGTACGATCAAATTTACCGGCAGGGCGTGTCGAACAACCATACCGTGAACGTATCGGGTGGTAACGACAACACCAACTACTACTTCTCGACGGGCTACACTAACCAACAGGGTATTATCCGCCGCAACGACTTCCAGCGCATCAACACGCTGTTCAACGTCGATAGCAAACTGGGTAAGGCTGTAACGGTAGGGGGTAAGGCTTCTTATTCAAATGAGCAGAACCTGTCGGCCGGTACGTCGGGCTCGCTGAGCGGCGAAGCCTTTAACACCAGCGGTCTGGGCCGGGTAGGTCTGGTATTGCCTCCGATCCTGCCGGTTTACAACGCCGACGGGTCGTACAACATCAATGGGCCAGCCATCGGAACGGGAACAAACGTAGTGGGTACAGCGATTTCGTACCCCAACCCGCAACCAATGCTTGATCTGAACCGCTCGAACAGCGAAAACAACCACGTTCAGGCTAGTGTCTATTTGCAAGTGAAGCCCCTGAGCTGGATAACGCTTCGTAGCGTATATGGTATCGACTACCTGTTTGTCGACAACGATATTTTCCAGGCGCCGCAGTCAAGCGATGGTAACGCGTCGCAGGGTAACGCATCGAGCATTTTTGCCCGGAACAAAACCTGGTTGTGGACCAACACCGCTCAGTTTGACAAGTCGTTCAACGAGGCGCACAACCTGAGCCTGCTCGTTGGTCAGGAACAACAGCGCCGCACGTTTGTATCGTACGGGATCAACCGGCAGACGCTATCAGACCCGGCCTACAATGTGATTCAGGCGGGTTGGGTAACCAACAACCCCACCGGCATGGGCTTCGGCGAAAACTACCTGCTCTCAGGCTTTGGCCGGTTGAACTACAACTTTAAAGAGAAATACTTCCTGAGCGGTAACGTCCGGCAGGATGAGTACTCGGCACTGGGCCAGAAGAAAGGGGTGTTCTATGGCGTTTCGACCGGTTGGGATCTGACTAAAGAGAATTTCTGGAGTGGCCTTGGCAACACGGTGAGCACGTTCCGTCTGCGCGGTAGCTACGGTAAAGTGGGTAACATCGGCGGTATCGGTGATTACTCGCCTTACTCGATCTACGGTTCTGGTCTGTATGGTGGCCTGGCTACGCTGGCGTTCCAGACGGTGGGCAACCCCGACCTGCGCTGGGAAACGAGCACCAAGACCGACTTTGGTTTTAACTTCGGCTTGTTCAGCGACCGCATCACAGGTGAGGTGGCGTATTATAACAACGATATCGATAACCTGATCCTGAACGTACCGCAGGCCCCGTCGACGGGTGTACCGGGCCCGAACGCCAACCCGGCTGTGGCTTTCCCGCCGCAAAACGTCGGCCGGATGTACAACCGAGGGCTTGAGGTTTCGCTCAACGCACGGGTGATCAACAAGCGCAACTTCACGTGGTCGTCGAGCTTCAACATCACCTTCAACAAAAACGAAGTAACGGCATTGGCGCCCGGTCTGGAGTCGATCCTGACAGGTACGTCGGGGCTGGAGACGGTCAACCGCACGCAGGTTGGCTATCCGCTGGGTACGTTGTGGGTGGTACCAACGGCGGGTGTCGATCCGGCAACGGGCAAGCGCATTTTCGTCAATGCGGCTGGCCAGAAGGTGTATTACCAATTCTACGCGCCAGCGTCAGCGGGGCAGTTCAACTACTCGACCACGCCTGACGGCCGGACCCGGTACGTTAGCTCAACGGGTGGTACGGCCATCACGCAGGCTGCCGACGCCGTTATGTACGCCAACGTATTGCCGAAAGTATACGGTGGTTGGGATAACACGTTCCGCGTCGGTCCGTTTGACATGAACGTGCTGTTGACCTACCAGACTGGCTTCTACGTCTACTACGGCACCAACGCCGGTCTGCACGACCAACGGTTCTGGAACAACGACCGCGATGTGCTGACCGACGCCTGGATGAAAGAAGGCGATACCGGCAAGAAGTACGCCAAGCCCGTATTCGGCGACAACACGTCGAACGGCTCAGCTATTCCGATGGACATCAACGTATTCAAGGGTGATTTCGTGAAGTTGCGGACGGTATCGCTGGGGTATAACCTGCCCGCGAGCCTGGCACAGCGCGTGCGCCTGAGCAACGTACGGTTGTACGTGCAGGGCCAGAACCTGGCTGTGCTGACGGCTTACCCCGGTCCTGATCCGGAGGTATCGTCAAATGGTAACAGCACGAGCTCACAAGGCGTGGACCGGAATACGGTTGGCAACGCCCGGACTATCACTATCGGCCTGCGGGCTGGTTTCTAA
- a CDS encoding RagB/SusD family nutrient uptake outer membrane protein gives MKKILVQASLLGAFLLGTSACNRDLLTPIPQTSVSDASSFSTTSRVQQQLLSLYTALKDGNLYGGRYLIYGDIRGENFLNETSNLVTGADVWNLNATNSATAVQTLWYAAYLCINKCNIFIDGMATVPVTIVPADVAARYIAEAKLIRALSYYSLLQYYARPYADGNGNKPGVPLRLNGIKGTGQSDLARSTVADVYTQVLKDLNEAETGLPQTYSGTGENTTRAHKNTAIALKTRVYLTMQRYADVVTEANKIVSPAAPFNAPTGVNHRLQADIATVFTNFTTTESIFSMPMTTTAGDFPGTQNQLAFYYQPNASNGGTGGAEYSLNPSGIIANTNWSATDRRRSFVRQTGTGATTKNWLIKYKTVSPYTDYVPVIRYSEVLLNLAEARARTTNSVDAQAVALLSAVRNRSDAAITYTTTSFANATELTNAILLERNIEFLGEGLRNNDLVRLLQTIPAKGSVAAKAASENGYIWPISAQELALNKLATDN, from the coding sequence ATGAAAAAAATACTAGTACAAGCGTCTCTGTTAGGCGCATTCCTCCTGGGTACGTCGGCTTGTAACCGTGACTTGCTGACCCCCATTCCACAAACGTCGGTATCCGATGCGTCGTCGTTCAGCACGACGAGCCGGGTGCAGCAGCAGTTGCTGTCACTGTACACGGCCTTGAAAGATGGTAACCTCTATGGCGGCCGCTACCTGATCTACGGCGACATTCGGGGCGAGAATTTCCTCAACGAGACGTCGAACCTCGTCACTGGTGCCGACGTGTGGAACCTCAACGCCACCAACAGCGCCACCGCGGTACAGACGCTCTGGTATGCCGCTTATCTGTGCATCAACAAGTGCAACATCTTTATCGACGGCATGGCGACAGTACCGGTTACGATCGTGCCGGCTGATGTCGCCGCCCGGTATATCGCCGAGGCTAAGCTGATTCGGGCGCTGTCGTATTACAGCCTGCTGCAATACTACGCCCGGCCTTATGCCGACGGCAATGGGAACAAGCCCGGCGTGCCCCTTCGTTTGAACGGGATCAAAGGCACGGGTCAGTCTGATCTGGCGCGTAGCACGGTGGCTGATGTGTACACGCAGGTGCTGAAAGACCTCAACGAAGCGGAAACGGGTTTACCCCAAACCTATTCGGGTACGGGCGAAAACACCACGCGTGCCCATAAGAACACGGCTATCGCGCTGAAAACGCGGGTATATCTGACCATGCAGCGCTATGCCGATGTGGTCACGGAGGCTAACAAGATTGTAAGCCCAGCAGCGCCTTTCAACGCGCCAACGGGGGTAAACCACCGCTTGCAGGCTGACATCGCCACGGTGTTCACGAACTTCACCACTACCGAGTCGATTTTCTCGATGCCGATGACGACCACGGCGGGCGACTTCCCCGGTACGCAAAACCAGCTGGCGTTCTACTACCAGCCTAACGCCAGCAATGGCGGTACGGGTGGGGCCGAGTACTCGTTGAATCCGAGTGGGATCATCGCCAACACCAACTGGTCGGCTACCGATCGCCGCCGGTCATTTGTTCGGCAAACGGGCACAGGTGCCACCACCAAGAACTGGCTGATCAAGTACAAAACGGTTAGCCCGTACACCGACTACGTTCCGGTGATTCGCTATTCGGAAGTGTTGTTGAACCTGGCTGAAGCGAGGGCGCGTACGACCAACTCCGTAGATGCACAGGCGGTAGCCCTGTTGAGTGCCGTTCGCAATCGGTCAGATGCGGCGATCACCTACACGACGACCAGCTTTGCCAACGCTACCGAGCTGACCAACGCTATTCTGCTGGAACGCAACATCGAGTTCCTGGGTGAAGGGCTGCGCAACAATGATCTGGTGCGGCTGCTGCAAACCATTCCCGCCAAAGGGTCGGTTGCGGCTAAAGCGGCTTCTGAGAATGGCTACATCTGGCCGATCTCTGCGCAGGAGCTAGCTCTCAATAAGCTGGCAACGGACAACTAG
- the ung gene encoding uracil-DNA glycosylase: MNVTIAESWKPYLQPEFDKPYFPKLAEFLRQEYASQRIYPPGRLIFNAFDKCSFDDARVVILGQDPYHGEGQANGLAFSVADGITKPPSLINIFKEIQDDLGKPIPKSGNLERWASQGVMLLNSTLTVRAGQAGSHQGKGWETFTDAVIKILSEQKEHVVFMLWGAYAQKKGAVIDDSKHLILKAKHPSPMAAQWGGWFGNKHFSQANTYLESKGLPPIEW; the protein is encoded by the coding sequence ATGAACGTTACGATCGCCGAATCCTGGAAACCCTACCTGCAACCTGAGTTTGACAAACCGTATTTCCCAAAGTTAGCCGAATTTTTACGACAGGAATACGCCAGCCAGCGGATTTATCCGCCCGGCCGCCTGATCTTCAACGCCTTCGACAAATGTAGTTTCGACGACGCCCGCGTGGTCATTTTGGGCCAGGATCCGTATCACGGTGAAGGGCAGGCCAATGGGCTCGCGTTTTCGGTCGCCGATGGTATCACGAAGCCCCCGTCGCTCATCAATATTTTCAAGGAGATTCAGGACGACCTCGGCAAACCCATCCCTAAATCGGGGAATCTGGAGCGCTGGGCCTCGCAGGGGGTGATGCTGCTCAATTCGACCCTGACCGTCCGGGCCGGGCAGGCGGGGTCGCATCAGGGCAAAGGCTGGGAAACGTTCACCGATGCCGTTATCAAGATCCTCTCCGAGCAAAAAGAGCACGTGGTGTTTATGCTGTGGGGCGCCTACGCACAAAAAAAAGGAGCCGTCATCGACGACTCCAAGCACTTGATCTTAAAAGCGAAACACCCCTCGCCCATGGCCGCTCAGTGGGGCGGCTGGTTCGGCAACAAGCACTTCAGCCAGGCCAACACGTACCTGGAAAGCAAAGGCCTGCCACCGATCGAGTGGTAA
- the apaG gene encoding Co2+/Mg2+ efflux protein ApaG: MVSAVTEGIEVIVKTEYQHGYSSPLQAHFVFTYRIAIENHSEHTIQLLRRHWLIYDATGEVREVEGEGVIGLQPVLEPGERHEYVSGCNLHASMGKMVGSYLVERIIDGKQFRIQVPEFTMVVPFQLN, translated from the coding sequence ATGGTTTCTGCCGTAACGGAAGGCATTGAGGTAATTGTCAAAACAGAGTATCAGCACGGCTATTCGAGCCCATTGCAGGCACACTTTGTGTTTACCTACCGCATTGCCATTGAAAACCACAGTGAGCATACCATCCAGTTGTTGCGTCGCCATTGGCTTATCTACGACGCCACCGGCGAGGTGCGTGAAGTAGAGGGCGAAGGCGTTATTGGCCTGCAACCTGTGCTCGAACCCGGCGAGCGCCACGAATACGTGTCGGGCTGCAACCTGCACGCCAGCATGGGTAAGATGGTGGGGTCCTATCTGGTCGAGCGGATCATCGACGGCAAACAGTTTCGTATTCAGGTGCCCGAATTCACGATGGTGGTGCCGTTCCAGTTGAATTAA
- a CDS encoding O-methyltransferase has translation MIKAYLRHWWRAGNAHGLHSPFVYALYTEVISARSDTTPFTAIEQLRKQLRQSTELINVTDLGAGSRTGAGQQRQLGHIARSAQKPVRYAQLLNRLVHRFKPTTVLELGTSLGLTTAYLADAAARTNGRVVTFEGCPAIAAKAKKHLDELGYQHVDVVVGDLSKTLASELAKLPSLDFVFFDANHRYQPTIQYFTSCLEKAHNDSLFIFDDIHWSDEMEQAWATIKDHPSVQVTVDLFGVGLVFFRRQQPRQHFVLTF, from the coding sequence TTGATCAAGGCCTATCTCCGGCATTGGTGGCGGGCGGGCAACGCTCACGGTCTCCATTCGCCTTTTGTCTACGCCCTCTACACAGAGGTTATCAGCGCTCGGTCCGACACAACGCCATTCACGGCGATTGAGCAATTGCGGAAACAACTCCGCCAAAGTACCGAACTCATCAACGTAACCGACCTCGGTGCCGGCTCACGAACGGGGGCCGGTCAACAGCGGCAGTTGGGGCACATTGCCCGATCGGCCCAGAAACCAGTTCGGTACGCCCAGCTCCTCAATCGGCTGGTACACCGCTTTAAGCCCACGACAGTGCTGGAGCTGGGTACGTCGTTGGGGCTAACAACGGCTTATCTGGCCGATGCCGCCGCCCGCACAAACGGCCGTGTTGTCACCTTTGAAGGCTGCCCTGCCATTGCCGCCAAGGCTAAAAAGCACCTTGATGAATTGGGCTATCAGCATGTGGATGTGGTCGTTGGTGACCTAAGTAAAACTTTGGCGTCTGAACTAGCAAAATTACCCAGCTTAGACTTCGTGTTTTTCGACGCTAATCATCGGTATCAGCCTACTATTCAATATTTTACCAGTTGTCTGGAAAAGGCGCACAATGACTCCCTCTTTATCTTCGACGACATTCACTGGTCGGATGAGATGGAACAGGCCTGGGCCACCATCAAAGACCATCCGTCGGTTCAGGTGACGGTTGATCTGTTCGGTGTAGGGTTGGTGTTTTTTCGGCGTCAACAGCCACGACAGCATTTTGTGTTGACGTTTTAG
- a CDS encoding monooxygenase has protein sequence MKKPVALVLAFAVAGLMASCSKQLTTDVPTATDQTTFGLIQNRILTPSCATAGCHASENDAAFKQHGLVLAAGEAYKNLVGVDPKNALALTDGLKRVKAFESQKSLLYHKLNVDAAHHTGKNYGNPMPLGSDPLSVGQIEFVRRWIDGGALPDGNLIDPTLLDDKTPSTGANASFQAPKAPIAGQGYQLRIDPFDVAPNFERELFVRKNVGNTDEIYVNRFTVTMRPGSHHFIAHDFESAALAPPLNQVRDLRNADGSLNFATVLQMSNHVYLAGSQSPNLDYSFPEGAALLIPANASVDLNAHYVNKGKTTMQGEAYLNFYTTPKAAVTKVVRTLNLGNTSLSIPAGQEMTFKKTFLVTAKTRQVLTLTSHMHKLGTKFVIRIKGGARDGEVVYSTTDWEHPDIINFKTPITLAKGEGLTSEITYNNTTNRTVKFGLTSEDEMGIIFGYYYEE, from the coding sequence ATGAAAAAGCCAGTAGCTCTTGTTCTTGCGTTTGCCGTTGCTGGTCTGATGGCCTCCTGTAGTAAACAACTGACCACCGATGTGCCGACGGCTACTGACCAAACCACCTTTGGCCTGATCCAGAATCGGATACTAACGCCTTCCTGCGCCACGGCGGGCTGCCACGCGTCGGAGAACGATGCGGCTTTCAAGCAGCACGGGCTGGTACTGGCGGCCGGCGAAGCCTACAAGAATCTGGTCGGGGTTGACCCAAAAAACGCACTGGCCCTTACCGACGGCCTGAAGCGCGTGAAAGCGTTTGAGTCGCAGAAAAGCCTCCTGTACCACAAGCTGAATGTCGACGCCGCGCACCATACCGGCAAAAACTACGGTAACCCGATGCCCCTGGGCAGTGATCCCCTCAGCGTTGGGCAGATTGAGTTTGTCCGGCGCTGGATCGATGGCGGCGCGTTGCCCGACGGTAACCTGATCGACCCTACGCTGCTCGATGACAAGACGCCCAGCACTGGGGCTAATGCGAGTTTTCAGGCCCCTAAGGCGCCCATTGCTGGCCAAGGTTACCAACTGCGAATCGATCCGTTCGACGTGGCGCCCAACTTTGAGCGGGAGCTATTTGTGCGCAAGAACGTGGGTAATACCGACGAGATCTACGTGAACCGGTTTACGGTGACGATGCGGCCCGGTAGTCATCATTTTATCGCCCACGATTTTGAGTCGGCCGCGCTGGCACCGCCACTCAACCAGGTACGTGATCTGCGCAATGCCGATGGCTCGCTGAATTTTGCGACGGTGCTGCAAATGAGCAACCACGTGTATCTGGCGGGTAGCCAGTCGCCCAATCTCGACTACTCGTTTCCGGAAGGGGCGGCACTGCTGATTCCGGCCAACGCCTCGGTCGACCTGAATGCGCACTACGTTAACAAGGGCAAGACTACGATGCAGGGCGAGGCGTACCTCAACTTTTATACCACGCCCAAAGCCGCCGTCACCAAGGTAGTTCGGACGCTGAACCTGGGTAACACAAGCCTATCCATCCCGGCGGGCCAGGAAATGACGTTCAAGAAGACGTTTCTGGTAACCGCTAAAACCCGGCAGGTGCTGACGCTGACCTCGCACATGCACAAACTGGGAACGAAGTTTGTCATACGCATCAAAGGCGGCGCCCGCGACGGTGAAGTCGTTTACAGCACTACGGATTGGGAACACCCCGACATTATCAATTTCAAGACGCCAATCACGCTGGCCAAAGGCGAAGGCCTGACTTCGGAGATTACATACAATAACACGACCAACAGGACCGTAAAATTCGGCCTGACCAGCGAGGACGAAATGGGAATCATTTTTGGGTACTATTACGAAGAGTAA
- a CDS encoding M23 family metallopeptidase, with product MNPLNRLHWFVLVLFIPVWTRAQVTDRKVDVVYKLSEATGEYLFKASNPNLCEYTVQVDVVDVVGMRSSVKLPYVGSVKPGETTLFSLKPTKMGEAASFRYLYTATRGRLFQAEPPTYLYTLPVAPGQPVLVQETQAMGKVLGVKNVRLTNYTSLVFQVKNGDTVFAARRGVVINRLDGWAATARDDVRESNLVEISHADGTFAQYARLKAGSLLVKLGETVEVGQPLGLVGELPGLPPTIHFSVRYLPPVEVQPSKEYKYIHLRPKFSALTIESGDYLISGRTYEATRPVELITQEMSKREIKRYLKQ from the coding sequence ATGAACCCACTGAACCGCCTGCATTGGTTTGTTTTAGTTTTATTTATTCCCGTCTGGACACGGGCTCAGGTTACCGACCGAAAAGTCGATGTTGTCTATAAGCTCTCCGAAGCAACGGGTGAATACCTGTTTAAGGCCTCGAATCCTAACCTCTGCGAGTATACCGTGCAGGTCGATGTCGTGGATGTGGTGGGGATGCGGAGTTCCGTCAAACTACCCTACGTTGGCAGTGTTAAGCCGGGTGAAACAACCTTGTTTTCGCTGAAACCAACTAAAATGGGGGAGGCGGCGTCGTTTCGTTACCTGTATACGGCTACCCGGGGTCGGTTATTTCAGGCGGAGCCGCCAACCTACCTGTACACACTGCCCGTAGCCCCCGGCCAACCGGTGCTGGTTCAGGAAACACAGGCGATGGGTAAGGTACTGGGGGTAAAAAACGTTCGGCTCACCAACTATACCTCGTTGGTTTTTCAGGTTAAGAACGGCGACACCGTTTTCGCCGCGCGCCGAGGTGTGGTCATAAACCGGCTCGATGGCTGGGCCGCTACGGCCCGTGATGACGTTCGGGAGAGCAATCTGGTTGAAATAAGCCACGCTGATGGCACGTTTGCCCAATATGCCCGCCTGAAAGCCGGTAGCCTGCTGGTGAAACTGGGTGAAACGGTGGAGGTGGGCCAACCGCTCGGTCTGGTCGGCGAGCTGCCCGGCCTGCCCCCTACCATCCATTTCTCGGTGCGTTACCTGCCGCCGGTCGAGGTGCAGCCTAGTAAAGAATACAAGTACATCCACCTGCGCCCCAAGTTTTCCGCCCTGACCATCGAGTCGGGCGATTACCTGATCTCGGGACGTACCTACGAGGCGACCCGGCCGGTGGAACTGATCACGCAGGAAATGTCGAAGCGGGAAATTAAGCGTTACCTAAAGCAATAG